One stretch of Carassius gibelio isolate Cgi1373 ecotype wild population from Czech Republic chromosome B1, carGib1.2-hapl.c, whole genome shotgun sequence DNA includes these proteins:
- the LOC127949438 gene encoding protein NLRC3-like → MASVKELIVNTLNRLGKDDLKKFQWFLNNRKPQGIPKAEIENADVLDTVDKIVERFGPEEAVKITINILRKMNQNLLAEESENKYKEDSTAESQHDLHDYGKISFNLKKKLQQDYSQILVGSSQTGHQKYLSDIYTDLYMVKNETGGIVTEHEVRQIELNIHHITEKDPTVLINDLFKVQYDTGRRNRKVLTMGIAGVGKTISVNKFILDWAEGKENQDILFIFPLPFRRLNMNTKKESLMGLLNKCFFSGPEELPSLPEDDGKVMFIFDGLDECRFSLKFKEDYTLKDVHEQETVSKIVTSLIARDLVPSSLIWITSRPAAACQIPREYIDQVTEVRGFNDEQKEKYFLKNCSPELAGSIIRHIRKSRSLYIMCHIPIFCWISLTVLQPLLAGESNDKTLTTLTEMYTSFLYSQRREMKRKYCDDPGPKPKLTSFDKIALKLGKLAFKQLQKGNLIFYEEDIEECGLDVSEGLVFSGLCTQIFQMEKAVPERNIYSFVHLSIQEFLAALYVFFKYKCYGRNPFLQSWREKLTWKVSKTSLFDLHKAAVNKALQSKDGHLDLFLRFLLGLSLESNQSDLKELLPKLEIKPKNVKDITDYIKQTIETEKSVDRIINLLHCLIELKDDTMEDIQEYLSSENISAQHLSSAQWSALMFIRLMSDENFELQEHSRSEEAQGLPVADDSRRAL, encoded by the exons ATGGCATCTGTTAAAGAGCTGATTGTGAATACACTGAATAGACTTGGAAAAGATGATCTGAAGAAGTTTCAGTGGTTCTTGAACAATCGTAAACCGCAGGGTATTCCAAAAGCTGAAATAGAGAATGCAGATGTTTTAGACACAGTGGACAAGATTGTGGAGCGTTTTGGACCAGAAGAAGCTGTGAAGATCACAATCAACATCCTGAGGAAGATGAATCAGAACCTTCTGGCTGAGGAGTCAGAGAACAAATACAAGGAAG ATTCAACTGCAGAAAGTCAACATGATCTCCATGATTACGGAAAGATCAGTTTCAACCTGAAGAAGAAATTACAACAGGACTACAGCCAGATACTGGTTGGTAGTTCACAAACAGGTCATCAGAAATATCTGAGTGATATttacactgatctatatatggtGAAGAATGAGACTGGAGGAATAGTGACTGAACacgaggtgagacagattgaactGAATATCCACCACATTACTGAGAAGGACCCCACAGTCTTGATTAATGACCTGTTCAAAGTCCAGTATGATACTGGTCGAAGAAACCGGAAAGTGCTGACGATGGGAATCGCAGGGGTGGGAAAGACCATCTCTGTTAATAAATTCATTCTTGACTGGGctgaaggaaaagaaaatcaggACATACtcttcatatttcctcttccattcCGTAGACTGAACATGAATACAAAAAAGGAGAGTCTCATGGGACTGCTAAACAAATGCTTCTTTAGTGGTCCTGAAGAACTGCCCTCTCTTCCTGAAGATGACGGTAAGGTCATGTTTATCTTTGATGGGCTGGATGAATGTCGCTTCTCATTGAAGTTTAAAGAGGACTACACATTAAAAGATGTGCATGAACAAGAAACAGTGAGTAAGATAGTTACAAGCCTGATTGCAAGAGATCTGGTTCCTTCttctctcatctggatcacatccagaccagcagcagcatgTCAGATACCACGAGAGTACATTGATCAGGTGACAGAGGTGCGAGGATTCAACGATGAGCAAAAAGAAAAATACTTCCTCAAAAACTGCAGTCCTGAGCTTGCTGGAAGCATCATCCGTCACATCAGGAAATCCAGGAGTCTGTACATAATGTGCCACATCCCCAtcttctgctggatctctctCACTGTTCTTCAGCCTCTGCTTGCTGGAGAGAGCAATGACAAAACACTTACAACTCTCACAGAGATGTACACAAGCTTCTTATACTCTCAGCGGCgagagatgaaaagaaaatactgcGATGATCCTGGACCTAAGCCCAAACTCACGTCTTTTGATAAGATTGCTCTGAAGCTTGGGAAACTGGCGTTTAAACAGCTACAGAAAGGAAATCTGATTTTCTACGAAGAAGACATTGAGGAGTGTGGACTAGATGTCAGTGAAGGGTTGGTATTCTCTGGGTTATGTACTCAGATCTTTCAGATGGAAAAGGCTGTGCCAGAGAGAAACATTTACAGCTTTGTACATCTCAGTATTCAAGAGTTTCTCGCTGCTCTTTATgtgtttttcaaatataaatgctATGGAAGAAATCCATTTCTTCAATCATGGAGGGAAAAACTGACATGGAAAGTCTCCAAAACGTCCTTATTTGACCTTCATAAAGCTGCAGTAAACAAAGCTTTACAAAGTAAAgatggacacctggatcttttcCTCCGGTTCTTGCTGGGTctctcactggagtccaatcagagtGACCTGAAGGAACTGCTGCCAAAACTGGAAATAAAACCCAAGAATGTCAAAGACATTACTGACTATATCAAACAGACAATAGAGACAGAGAAATCAGTGGACAGGATCATCAATCTCCTTCACTGCCTAATTGAACTGAAAGACGACACTATGGAGGACATCCAGGAATATCTGAGCTCAGAAAATATTTCAGCACAGCATCTCTCCTCTGCTCAGTGGTCGGCTCTGATGTTTATACGTCTGATGTCAGATGAGAATTTTGAACTGCAGGAACACAGCAGATCTGAAGAAGCACAGGGGTTGCCCGTGGCTGACGACAGCAGGAGAGCACTGTAA
- the LOC127948392 gene encoding stonustoxin subunit beta-like, with protein MVFEDCDLTLDPNTAHPRLILYEDNRKIKHVNIPQSYPDHPERFEHHEQVMCIESLTGRCYWEAEWSGWVDIAVTYKGMDKKRGTENSFGSNNKSWSLDCREKQFTTRHNNSSTYLPAPSPPSNTIGVYVDVSVGSLSFYSVSDTHTLTHLHTFNTTFTEPLYAGFRVYYASSVSLCQIQIETCN; from the exons ATggtgtttgaagact gtgatctcacactggatccaaacacagcacacCCTCGACTCATTCTGTATGAGGACAACAGGAAAATTAAACATGTGAACATCCCTCAGtcatatcctgatcatccagagagaTTTGAGCACCATGAGCAGGTTATGTGTATTGAGAGTCtgactggacgctgttactgggaggctGAATGGAGCGGCTGGGTTGACATAGCAGTGACGTATAAAGGAATGGACAAGAAAAGAGGGACTGAAAATTCGTTTGGATCTAATAACAAATCCTGGAGTCTGGACTGCCGTGAAAAACAATTTACCACAAGGCACAATAATAGCAGCACGTATTTACCAGCTCCTTCACCCCCCTCTAATACaataggagtgtatgtggatGTGTCAGTCGGTTcgctgtccttctacagcgtctctgacacacacacactcacacacttacacacattcaacaccacattcactgaacccctctaTGCTGGATTCAGAGTCTATTATGCttcttcagtgtctctgtgtcagaTTCAAATAGAGACGTGTAATTAA
- the LOC127949542 gene encoding uncharacterized protein LOC127949542, translating into MVGKLNELAQLRDSGFGRPQPRHGLRLLYWFANECVSFDEDNNMLSECDPANGEFGFHHFNNRCYGKKFLDEEDFPYYVVGNLNFEKYPEAEDLPDYVLEDRYTDEHNSNTDRIIVSLDQDWFHEVYVTQHLDRSNNYDPDATHRISRGLLMIIRRMSLEDFLRKMDYYTHTQPVRPQTRDFTSVSVSSSDSSDSESIIQFNDHTPAQNSSENLPGLWERFCTIL; encoded by the coding sequence ATGGTgggaaaattaaatgaattagcCCAGCTGAGAGATTCTGGGTTTGGTCGACCCCAGCCCAGACATGGACTCAGACTCCTCTACTGGTTTGCCAACGAATGTGTTTCTTTTGATGAAGACAATAACATGCTCTCTGAATGTGACCCAGCCAATGGAGAATTTGGTTTCCACCATTTTAATAACAGATGCTACGGGAAAAAGTTTCTTGATGAGGAAGATTTCCCTTACTATGTTGTTGGAAATCTAAACTTTGAAAAATATCCAGAAGCTGAAGATCTTCCTGATTACGTCTTAGAAGACAGATATACTGACGAGCACAACAGCAACACGGACCGCATCATCGTCAGTCTTGACCAGGACTGGTTTCATGAAGTTTACGTGACTCAACACCTCGACCGATCAAACAACTACGACCCAGACGCCACTCACCGGATCTCCAGAGGCCTTCTCATGATCATCAGGAGGATGAGTTTAGAGGACTTTCTGAGGAAGATGgattattatacacacacacaacctgtCAGACCCCAAACTAGAGATTTCACATCGGTCAGTGTGTCATCCAGTGATTCATCAGACAGTGAGTCTATAATCCAGTTTAATGACCACACGCCTGCACAAAACAGCTCAGAGAACCTACCCGGATTGTGGGAAAGATTCTGCACCAttctttaa